In Escherichia ruysiae, a genomic segment contains:
- the acpP gene encoding acyl carrier protein has protein sequence MSTIEERVKKIIGEQLGVKQEEVTNNASFVEDLGADSLDTVELVMALEEEFDTEIPDEEAEKITTVQAAIDYINGHQA, from the coding sequence ATGAGCACTATCGAAGAACGCGTTAAGAAAATTATCGGCGAACAGCTGGGCGTTAAGCAGGAAGAAGTTACCAACAATGCTTCTTTCGTTGAAGACCTGGGCGCGGATTCTCTTGACACCGTTGAGCTGGTAATGGCTCTGGAAGAAGAGTTTGATACTGAGATTCCGGACGAAGAAGCTGAGAAAATCACCACCGTTCAGGCTGCCATTGATTACATCAACGGCCACCAGGCGTAA
- a CDS encoding fimbrial protein encodes MITQRSATIFTLLVTLWPLCAFHSAQAADININGTVVASACVIDTQTKAQTVSFEQARAVNYDTVGHTSEWQNFSLNLSSCPASTSSVTALFTGESDLVDQTKFANTLGDATGMALQIMTDDHITEISPNGKMTVNVDQASRKATFPLAARMYTPTGTVTAGEFHTVVQFTFTYQ; translated from the coding sequence ATGATTACTCAACGAAGTGCCACAATTTTTACCTTACTGGTAACTCTCTGGCCTTTATGTGCATTTCACTCTGCCCAAGCGGCTGATATTAACATTAATGGCACGGTGGTAGCATCAGCATGCGTCATAGATACACAAACGAAGGCTCAAACTGTCAGCTTTGAGCAGGCGCGAGCCGTTAATTACGACACGGTCGGCCATACCAGTGAGTGGCAGAACTTTAGTCTGAATTTATCTTCTTGCCCTGCATCAACAAGCAGTGTTACAGCGTTGTTTACCGGGGAAAGCGATCTTGTTGACCAGACGAAGTTCGCGAATACACTTGGGGATGCCACCGGGATGGCGCTGCAGATTATGACGGATGACCACATAACGGAAATAAGCCCGAATGGTAAAATGACGGTAAACGTCGACCAGGCCAGTAGAAAAGCGACCTTCCCACTTGCTGCACGGATGTATACACCTACCGGTACGGTCACGGCAGGTGAATTCCATACTGTTGTGCAGTTTACGTTTACTTATCAATAA
- the fabD gene encoding ACP S-malonyltransferase — MTQFAFVFPGQGSQTVGMLADMAASYPIVEETFAEASAALGYDLWALTQQGPAEELNKTWQTQPALLTASVALYRVWQQQGGKAPAMMAGHSLGEYSALVCAGVIDFADAVRLVEMRGKFMQEAVPEGTGAMAAIIGLDDASIAKACEEAAEGQVVSPVNFNSPGQVVIAGHKEAVERAGAACKAAGAKRALPLPVSVPSHCALMKPAADKLAVELAKITFNTPTVPVVNNVDVKCETNGDAIRDALVRQLYNPVQWTKSVEYMAAQGVEHLYEVGPGKVLTGLTKRIVDTLTASALNEPSAMAAALEL, encoded by the coding sequence ATGACGCAATTTGCATTTGTGTTCCCTGGACAGGGCTCTCAAACCGTTGGAATGCTGGCTGATATGGCGGCGAGCTATCCCATTGTCGAAGAAACGTTTGCTGAAGCTTCTGCGGCGCTGGGCTACGACTTGTGGGCACTGACCCAGCAGGGACCTGCCGAAGAATTGAATAAAACCTGGCAAACCCAACCAGCACTGTTGACGGCATCTGTTGCGCTGTACCGTGTGTGGCAGCAGCAGGGCGGTAAAGCACCGGCGATGATGGCCGGTCACAGCCTGGGTGAATACTCCGCGCTGGTTTGCGCTGGTGTGATTGATTTTGCTGATGCGGTGCGTCTGGTTGAGATGCGTGGCAAGTTCATGCAGGAAGCTGTACCGGAAGGGACAGGTGCAATGGCGGCAATTATCGGTCTTGATGATGCGTCTATTGCTAAAGCGTGTGAAGAAGCTGCAGAAGGTCAGGTCGTTTCTCCGGTAAACTTTAACTCTCCGGGGCAGGTCGTTATTGCCGGTCATAAAGAAGCGGTTGAGCGTGCAGGTGCTGCCTGTAAAGCTGCGGGCGCAAAACGTGCGCTGCCGTTGCCTGTAAGCGTACCGTCACACTGTGCGCTGATGAAACCGGCTGCCGATAAATTGGCTGTTGAATTGGCGAAAATCACCTTCAATACCCCAACCGTTCCGGTTGTGAATAACGTTGATGTGAAATGCGAAACTAATGGCGATGCTATCCGTGATGCGCTGGTACGTCAGCTGTATAATCCGGTTCAGTGGACGAAATCTGTTGAATACATGGCAGCGCAAGGCGTTGAACATCTTTATGAAGTCGGCCCGGGCAAAGTGCTTACTGGCCTGACGAAACGCATTGTCGACACCCTGACCGCCTCGGCGCTGAACGAACCTTCAGCGATGGCAGCGGCGCTCGAGCTTTAA
- the rpmF gene encoding 50S ribosomal protein L32 has protein sequence MAVQQNKPTRSKRGMRRSHDALTAVTSLSVDKTSGEKHLRHHITADGYYRGRKVIAK, from the coding sequence ATGGCCGTACAACAGAATAAACCAACCCGTTCCAAACGTGGCATGCGTCGTTCCCATGACGCGCTGACCGCAGTCACCAGCCTGTCTGTAGACAAAACTTCTGGTGAAAAACACCTGCGTCACCACATCACTGCCGACGGTTACTACCGTGGCCGCAAGGTCATCGCTAAGTAA
- the yceD gene encoding 23S rRNA accumulation protein YceD → MQKVKLPLTLDPVRTAQKRLDYQGIYTPDQVERVAESVVSVDSDVECSMSFAIDNQRLAVLNGDAKVTVTLECQRCGKPFTHQVYTTYCFSPVRSDEQAEALPEAYEPIEVNEFGEIDLLAMVEDEIILALPVVPVHDSEHCEVSEADMVFGELPEEAQKPNPFAVLASLKRK, encoded by the coding sequence ATGCAAAAGGTAAAATTACCCCTGACTCTCGATCCGGTTCGTACGGCTCAAAAACGCCTTGATTACCAGGGTATCTATACTCCTGATCAGGTTGAGCGCGTCGCCGAATCCGTAGTCAGTGTGGACAGTGATGTGGAATGCTCCATGTCGTTCGCTATCGATAACCAACGTCTCGCAGTGTTAAACGGCGATGCGAAGGTGACGGTAACGCTCGAGTGTCAGCGTTGCGGGAAGCCGTTTACTCATCAGGTCTACACAACGTACTGTTTTAGTCCTGTGCGTTCAGACGAACAGGCTGAAGCACTGCCGGAAGCGTATGAACCGATTGAGGTTAACGAATTCGGTGAAATCGATCTGCTTGCAATGGTTGAAGATGAAATCATCCTCGCCTTGCCGGTAGTTCCGGTGCATGATTCTGAACACTGTGAAGTGTCCGAAGCGGACATGGTCTTTGGTGAACTGCCTGAAGAAGCGCAAAAGCCAAACCCATTTGCCGTATTAGCCAGCTTAAAGCGTAAGTAA
- the plsX gene encoding phosphate acyltransferase PlsX: MTRLTLALDVMGGDFGPSVTVPAALQALNSNSQLTLLLVGNPDAITPLLAKADFEQRSRLQIIPAQSVIASDARPSQAIRASRGSSMRVALELVKEGRAQACVSAGNTGALMGLAKLLLKPLEGIERPALVTVLPHQQKGKTVVLDLGANVDCDSTMLVQFAIMGSVLAEEVVGIPNPRVALLNIGEEEVKGLDSIRDASAVLKTIPSINYIGYLEANELLTGKTDVLVCDGFTGNVTLKTMEGVVRMFLSLLKSQGEGKKRSWWLLLLKRWLQKSLTRRFSHLNPDQYNGACLLGLRGTVIKSHGAANQRAFAVAIEQAVQAVQRQVPQRIAARLESVYPAGFELLDGGKSGSLR, encoded by the coding sequence TTGACACGTCTAACCCTGGCGTTAGATGTCATGGGGGGCGATTTTGGCCCTTCTGTGACAGTGCCTGCAGCTTTGCAGGCACTGAACTCTAATTCGCAACTCACTCTTCTTTTAGTCGGTAATCCCGACGCCATCACGCCATTACTTGCTAAAGCTGACTTCGAACAACGTTCTCGTTTGCAGATTATTCCTGCGCAGTCAGTTATCGCCAGTGATGCCCGGCCTTCGCAAGCTATCCGCGCCAGTCGCGGTAGCTCAATGCGCGTGGCGCTGGAACTGGTGAAAGAAGGTCGAGCGCAAGCCTGTGTCAGTGCTGGCAATACCGGGGCGCTGATGGGGCTGGCTAAATTATTACTCAAGCCCCTGGAGGGGATTGAGCGCCCGGCGTTGGTGACGGTGTTACCGCATCAACAAAAGGGCAAAACGGTGGTTCTCGATTTAGGAGCCAACGTCGATTGTGACAGCACAATGTTGGTGCAATTTGCCATTATGGGCTCAGTTTTGGCTGAAGAGGTGGTGGGAATTCCCAATCCTCGCGTGGCGTTGCTCAATATTGGTGAAGAAGAAGTAAAGGGTCTCGACAGTATTCGGGATGCCTCAGCGGTGCTTAAAACAATCCCTTCTATCAACTATATCGGCTATCTTGAAGCCAATGAGTTATTAACTGGCAAGACAGATGTGCTGGTCTGTGACGGCTTTACAGGAAATGTCACATTAAAGACGATGGAAGGTGTTGTCAGGATGTTCCTTTCTCTGCTGAAATCTCAGGGAGAAGGGAAAAAACGGTCGTGGTGGCTACTGTTATTAAAGCGTTGGCTACAAAAGAGCCTGACGAGGCGATTCAGTCACCTCAACCCCGACCAGTATAACGGCGCCTGTCTGTTAGGATTGCGCGGCACGGTGATAAAAAGTCATGGTGCAGCCAATCAGCGAGCTTTTGCGGTCGCGATTGAACAGGCAGTGCAGGCGGTGCAGCGACAAGTTCCTCAGCGAATTGCCGCTCGCCTGGAATCTGTATACCCAGCTGGTTTTGAGCTGTTGGACGGTGGCAAAAGCGGATCTCTGCGGTAG
- a CDS encoding fimbrial protein has translation MNIIWKRKFIIFVIASSLLGASSVNAVEININGLVLASPCVVNGGNSAVNVNIGDNIQADSLSAAGSASTWKDFSLQLTNCPLSTSSFSVAFSGTPDGDIATNYANTGSATNLSLELTTQDGSTTLGNGSSINNTPIPGSHAYDLQLRTRAVSKGNVMPGSITGLVQATFTYQ, from the coding sequence ATGAATATAATATGGAAGCGTAAGTTTATAATATTTGTTATCGCCAGCAGTCTTCTGGGGGCTTCCTCCGTTAATGCGGTAGAGATCAATATTAATGGATTAGTACTGGCATCTCCGTGCGTCGTTAATGGTGGGAATAGTGCCGTGAATGTAAATATTGGCGATAATATTCAGGCGGATTCTCTTTCGGCTGCGGGAAGCGCATCCACCTGGAAAGACTTCTCTTTGCAATTAACCAATTGCCCACTCTCAACCTCCAGCTTTAGCGTCGCTTTCTCTGGTACGCCGGACGGTGATATTGCCACAAACTACGCCAATACTGGTTCAGCAACTAATCTCTCTCTTGAGCTCACTACGCAGGATGGTTCTACAACGTTGGGTAATGGTTCATCAATCAATAATACCCCTATTCCTGGTTCTCACGCCTATGACCTTCAGCTTCGTACGCGGGCTGTATCGAAAGGAAATGTGATGCCTGGTTCAATCACCGGCCTGGTTCAGGCAACATTTACTTATCAGTAA
- the fabF gene encoding beta-ketoacyl-ACP synthase II, producing the protein MSKRRVVVTGLGMLSPVGNTVESTWKALLAGQSGISLIDHFDTSAYATKFAGLVKDFNCEDIISRKEQRKMDAFIQYGIVAGVQAMQDSGLEITEENATRIGAAIGSGIGGLGLIEENHTSLMNGGPRKISPFFVPSTIVNMVAGHLTIMYGLRGPSISIATACTSGVHNIGHAARIIAYGDADVMVAGGAEKASTPLGVGGFGAARALSTRNDNPQAASRPWDKERDGFVLGDGAGMLVLEEYEHAKKRGAKIYAELVGFGMSSDAYHMTSPPENGAGAALAMANALRDAGIEASQIGYVNAHGTSTPAGDKAEAQAVKTIFGEAASRVLVSSTKSMTGHLLGAAGAVESIYSILALRDQAVPPTINLDNPDEGCDLDFVPHEARQVSGMEYTLCNSFGFGGTNGSLIFKRV; encoded by the coding sequence GTGTCTAAGCGTCGTGTAGTTGTGACCGGACTGGGCATGTTGTCTCCTGTCGGCAATACCGTAGAGTCTACCTGGAAAGCTCTGCTTGCCGGTCAGAGTGGCATCAGCCTAATCGACCATTTCGATACTAGCGCCTATGCAACGAAATTTGCTGGCTTAGTAAAGGATTTTAACTGTGAGGACATTATCTCGCGCAAAGAACAGCGCAAGATGGATGCCTTCATTCAATATGGAATTGTCGCTGGCGTTCAGGCCATGCAGGATTCTGGCCTTGAAATAACGGAAGAGAACGCAACCCGCATTGGTGCCGCAATTGGCTCCGGGATAGGCGGCCTCGGACTGATCGAAGAAAACCACACATCTTTGATGAACGGTGGTCCACGTAAGATCAGCCCATTCTTCGTTCCGTCAACGATTGTGAACATGGTGGCAGGTCACCTGACTATCATGTATGGCCTGCGTGGCCCAAGCATCTCTATCGCGACCGCCTGTACTTCCGGCGTGCACAACATTGGTCATGCTGCGCGTATTATCGCGTATGGCGATGCTGACGTGATGGTTGCAGGTGGCGCAGAGAAAGCCAGTACGCCGCTGGGCGTTGGCGGTTTCGGCGCGGCACGTGCATTATCTACCCGCAATGATAACCCGCAAGCGGCTAGCCGCCCGTGGGATAAAGAGCGTGATGGTTTCGTACTGGGCGATGGTGCCGGTATGCTGGTGCTCGAAGAGTACGAACACGCGAAAAAACGCGGTGCGAAAATTTACGCTGAACTCGTCGGCTTTGGTATGAGCAGCGATGCCTATCATATGACGTCGCCGCCGGAAAATGGCGCAGGCGCAGCTCTGGCAATGGCAAATGCTCTGCGTGATGCAGGTATTGAAGCGAGCCAGATTGGCTACGTTAACGCGCACGGTACTTCAACGCCTGCTGGCGATAAAGCCGAAGCGCAGGCAGTGAAAACCATCTTCGGTGAAGCTGCAAGCCGTGTGCTGGTAAGCTCCACGAAATCCATGACCGGTCACCTGTTAGGTGCGGCGGGTGCGGTAGAGTCTATCTACTCCATCCTGGCGCTGCGCGATCAGGCTGTTCCACCGACCATCAACCTGGATAACCCGGATGAAGGTTGCGATCTGGATTTCGTACCACACGAAGCGCGTCAGGTCAGCGGAATGGAGTATACCCTGTGTAACTCCTTCGGCTTTGGAGGTACTAACGGTTCGTTGATCTTTAAACGCGTTTAA
- the yceF gene encoding 7-methyl-GTP pyrophosphatase encodes MSKLILASTSPWRRALLEKLQISFECAAPEVDETPHSDESPRQLVLRLAQEKAQSLASRYPSHLIIGSDQVCVLDGEITGKPLTEENARLQLRKASGNIVTFYTGLALFNSANGHLQTEVEPFDVHFRHLSEAEIDNYVRKEHPLHCAGSFKSEGFGITLFERLEGRDPNTLVGLPLIALCQMLRREGKNPLMG; translated from the coding sequence ATGTCTAAACTTATTTTAGCCTCCACTTCGCCCTGGCGCCGCGCCCTACTTGAAAAACTACAAATCTCTTTCGAATGTGCCGCCCCGGAGGTCGACGAAACCCCGCATAGCGATGAATCACCGCGCCAGCTGGTGCTCCGGCTGGCGCAAGAAAAAGCGCAATCCTTAGCGTCACGTTATCCCTCTCATTTAATTATTGGTTCAGACCAGGTGTGTGTTCTTGATGGGGAAATCACCGGTAAACCGTTAACGGAAGAAAATGCGCGTCTGCAATTACGCAAAGCCAGCGGCAATATCGTCACCTTCTATACTGGACTGGCGTTGTTTAATTCGGCGAATGGGCATCTGCAAACAGAAGTGGAGCCTTTTGACGTCCATTTCCGTCACCTGAGCGAGGCGGAGATTGATAATTACGTGCGTAAGGAGCATCCCCTGCACTGCGCGGGTAGCTTTAAGAGTGAAGGATTTGGCATTACGCTGTTTGAGCGTTTAGAGGGGCGTGACCCTAACACGCTGGTTGGTTTACCGCTAATCGCGCTGTGTCAGATGTTACGTCGGGAAGGGAAAAACCCACTGATGGGGTAG
- the fabH gene encoding beta-ketoacyl-ACP synthase III, which produces MYTKIIGTGSYLPEQVRTNADLEKMVDTSDEWIVTRTGIRERHIAAPNETVSTMGFEAATRAIEMAGIDKDQIGLIVVATTSATHAFPSAACQIQSMLGIKGCPAFDVAAACAGFTYALSVADQYVKSGAVKYALVVGSDVLARTCDPTDRGTIIIFGDGAGAAVLAASEEPGIISTHLHADGSYGELLTLPNADRVNPENSIHLTMAGNEVFKVAVTELAHIVDETLAANNLDRSQLDWLVPHQANLRIISATAKKLGMSMDNVVVTLDRHGNTSAASVPCALDEAVRDGRIKPGQLVLLEAFGGGFTWGSALVRF; this is translated from the coding sequence ATGTATACGAAGATTATTGGTACTGGCAGCTATCTGCCCGAACAAGTGCGGACAAACGCCGATCTGGAAAAAATGGTGGATACCTCTGACGAGTGGATTGTCACTCGTACAGGCATCCGCGAACGCCACATTGCCGCGCCAAACGAAACCGTTTCAACCATGGGTTTTGAAGCGGCGACACGCGCAATTGAGATGGCTGGCATCGATAAAGACCAGATTGGGCTGATCGTTGTGGCAACGACTTCTGCTACGCACGCTTTTCCGAGCGCAGCATGTCAGATTCAAAGCATGTTGGGCATTAAAGGTTGCCCGGCGTTTGACGTTGCCGCAGCATGTGCAGGTTTCACCTACGCGTTGAGCGTAGCCGATCAATACGTGAAATCTGGTGCGGTGAAGTATGCTCTGGTTGTCGGTTCCGATGTACTGGCGCGCACCTGCGATCCGACAGATCGCGGGACTATTATTATTTTTGGCGATGGCGCGGGCGCTGCAGTGCTGGCTGCCTCTGAAGAGCCAGGAATTATCTCAACGCATCTTCATGCTGATGGCAGCTATGGTGAATTGCTGACGTTGCCTAATGCCGACCGTGTGAATCCTGAAAATTCAATTCATCTGACCATGGCGGGCAACGAAGTCTTCAAGGTTGCAGTAACCGAGTTGGCGCACATCGTTGATGAGACGCTGGCGGCAAATAATCTTGACCGTTCTCAACTGGACTGGCTGGTTCCGCATCAGGCTAACCTGCGTATTATCAGCGCAACGGCGAAAAAACTCGGCATGTCGATGGACAATGTCGTGGTGACGCTGGATCGCCACGGTAATACTTCTGCCGCTTCTGTCCCGTGCGCGCTGGATGAAGCTGTACGCGACGGGCGCATTAAGCCTGGGCAGTTGGTTCTGCTTGAAGCCTTTGGCGGTGGGTTCACCTGGGGCTCCGCGCTGGTTCGTTTCTAG
- the fabG gene encoding 3-oxoacyl-ACP reductase FabG yields MNFEGKIALVTGASRGIGRAIAETLAARGAKVIGTATSESGAQAISDYLGDNGKGLMLNVTDPASIESVLEKIRAEFGEVDILVNNAGITRDNLLMRMKDDEWNDIIETNLSSVFRLSKAVMRAMMKKRHGRIITIGSVVGTMGNGGQANYAAAKAGLIGFSKSLAREVASRGITVNVVAPGFIETDMTRALSDDQRAGILAQVPAGRLGGAQEIANAVAFLASDEAAYITGETLHVNGGMYMV; encoded by the coding sequence ATGAATTTTGAAGGAAAAATCGCACTGGTAACCGGTGCAAGCCGTGGGATTGGCCGCGCAATTGCTGAAACGCTCGCAGCTCGTGGCGCGAAAGTTATCGGTACTGCGACCAGTGAAAGCGGCGCTCAGGCGATCAGCGATTATTTAGGTGATAACGGTAAAGGTCTGATGTTGAATGTGACCGACCCGGCATCTATCGAATCTGTTCTGGAAAAAATTCGCGCAGAATTTGGTGAAGTCGATATCCTGGTCAATAATGCCGGTATCACTCGTGATAACCTGTTAATGCGAATGAAAGATGATGAGTGGAACGATATTATCGAAACCAACCTTTCATCTGTTTTCCGTCTGTCAAAAGCGGTAATGCGCGCTATGATGAAAAAGCGTCATGGTCGTATTATCACTATCGGTTCTGTGGTTGGTACCATGGGAAATGGCGGTCAGGCCAACTACGCTGCGGCGAAAGCGGGCTTGATCGGCTTCAGTAAATCCCTGGCGCGCGAAGTTGCGTCACGTGGTATTACTGTAAACGTTGTTGCTCCGGGCTTTATTGAAACGGACATGACACGTGCGCTGAGCGATGACCAGCGTGCGGGTATCCTGGCGCAGGTTCCTGCGGGTCGCCTCGGCGGCGCACAGGAAATCGCCAACGCGGTTGCATTCCTGGCATCCGACGAAGCAGCTTACATCACGGGTGAAACTTTGCATGTGAACGGCGGGATGTACATGGTCTGA
- a CDS encoding fimbrial protein, protein MSQKRGNNAMNKQRVIIFLISGIASLPLTTTASQFQTDTAQVVTYPHDFSTWSIPTSVGGTTWFDDWNKFYWINIASGGSGSAYADLTVNGTVVGTTGDGATIYQTSNPGIGIAYQLNFSTPTDTTPNLAKAAPHTLTFPEGLSKSGYIHIKYELVRLTEQIPPGPLVAVPDVTLNYHNPPGSTYSDKSFLARSGVSSQPTMTPCTINAPKEVNLTTLYGGNAVSGAQLATPIPTITLTNCPGAITGISYKFSALYGTHGSVDGVMNGETGTGYAQGVYVQFQNPDGSGFDQFNNNFALNYIGSGDYTIPEYKVAYYIDDVNNITTGQVKSALQFTVQYN, encoded by the coding sequence TTGAGCCAGAAAAGAGGAAACAATGCTATGAATAAACAAAGGGTAATCATCTTTCTTATCTCAGGCATTGCATCACTGCCGTTAACAACAACAGCATCGCAATTTCAGACTGATACTGCACAGGTAGTCACCTACCCTCATGATTTTTCAACGTGGAGCATACCAACGAGTGTAGGTGGAACAACCTGGTTTGATGACTGGAATAAATTTTATTGGATCAATATCGCGTCCGGAGGTTCTGGCAGTGCATATGCCGATCTTACAGTAAATGGGACGGTGGTCGGAACAACGGGCGACGGAGCAACCATATATCAAACAAGCAATCCTGGTATTGGCATTGCATATCAACTCAATTTTTCAACCCCAACAGATACCACACCAAATTTGGCGAAAGCAGCACCTCACACGCTGACTTTCCCGGAAGGTTTAAGCAAGAGTGGTTACATACACATCAAGTATGAATTAGTTCGTCTTACAGAGCAGATACCGCCAGGACCTCTTGTCGCTGTTCCTGACGTCACATTAAATTATCACAACCCGCCGGGAAGCACTTATTCGGATAAATCATTTCTTGCACGCTCAGGAGTTTCTTCGCAGCCTACCATGACGCCATGCACAATAAATGCTCCAAAAGAAGTGAACCTTACAACACTTTATGGCGGTAATGCAGTTAGTGGGGCACAACTGGCTACGCCAATACCTACAATAACATTAACAAATTGTCCGGGCGCAATTACGGGTATCTCTTACAAATTTAGCGCCTTATACGGAACTCACGGCTCGGTGGATGGCGTGATGAACGGTGAGACCGGAACCGGTTATGCGCAAGGCGTATATGTGCAATTTCAAAACCCCGATGGAAGCGGATTCGATCAGTTTAACAATAACTTTGCATTGAATTATATCGGCTCAGGTGATTATACAATACCCGAATATAAAGTAGCTTATTACATTGACGATGTTAATAACATAACCACCGGCCAGGTAAAATCCGCATTGCAATTTACTGTACAATATAATTAA